From a single Anaerolineales bacterium genomic region:
- a CDS encoding protein phosphatase 2C domain-containing protein, translated as MIRTTLAHLHIAALSHAGKSGKNNEDRYAISSFQLGKDDARPSVFAIVADGIGGHQAGEVAAELAVNYIGMHVAESNAKKPLKILENAIHDASQAIAAHSAGKADKEGMGATCACAWIIENRLYTAYVGDTRIYLLRGKFIQRLSIDHTWVQEAYEKGIITAEQMHDHPNVHVIRRHLGGVKLPEVDFRLRIDNDETDEESINNQGFHLEPGDTILLCTDGLTDLVWDDEIQQIIRSKKDLKSAAEALVNLANERGGHDNITVALLSMPRLEETTLKKQGLFGWLLGE; from the coding sequence ATGATTCGTACAACACTTGCTCATCTGCATATTGCCGCACTTAGCCATGCTGGCAAGTCCGGCAAGAATAATGAGGATCGTTATGCGATCTCGTCTTTCCAATTGGGGAAGGATGATGCTCGCCCATCGGTATTTGCGATCGTTGCGGATGGGATTGGGGGACATCAAGCCGGTGAAGTTGCCGCTGAACTTGCCGTCAACTATATCGGCATGCATGTGGCGGAAAGTAATGCCAAGAAACCCCTGAAGATCCTTGAAAACGCCATCCACGACGCCAGTCAGGCGATTGCGGCGCACTCCGCTGGAAAGGCGGACAAGGAAGGCATGGGCGCCACCTGCGCCTGTGCATGGATCATTGAGAACCGTTTGTACACCGCCTATGTGGGCGACACACGCATTTATCTATTGCGGGGAAAATTCATCCAACGCCTGTCCATTGATCACACCTGGGTGCAGGAGGCGTACGAGAAGGGCATCATCACTGCCGAGCAAATGCACGACCATCCCAATGTGCATGTCATCCGCCGTCACCTTGGCGGCGTAAAACTGCCCGAAGTCGATTTCCGCCTGCGCATCGACAATGATGAAACCGACGAGGAATCCATCAACAATCAAGGATTCCATCTTGAGCCCGGCGACACCATCCTGCTTTGCACCGACGGTCTGACTGACCTCGTCTGGGACGACGAAATCCAGCAGATCATCCGCTCGAAAAAGGATTTGAAATCCGCCGCCGAAGCGCTGGTCAATCTCGCCAATGAACGCGGCGGACACGATAATATTACGGTCGCATTGCTTTCGATGCCGAGGTTGGAGGAAACTACTCTCAAGAAACAGGGCTTGTTCGGCTGGCTGCTGGGCGAATGA
- a CDS encoding glycerol-3-phosphate acyltransferase produces the protein MTNFIFPILGYLLGSLPFSIWVTRYIKGVDVRNAGSGHATTTNTIRQAGFGWGALVLILDIAKGFLPTFLAVKYSGETWVIALTATAAVIGHCWTVFAGFRGGMGLATAGGAMLAVNPLAFLICFALLLLLVLIIRHSARASVATGVLAAPMLWLLNIRDASMWVIAGAGIVIAIRFLIDWNRKYRELWLDREKKTSG, from the coding sequence ATGACAAACTTCATATTCCCCATTCTCGGATATTTACTCGGCTCGCTCCCGTTCTCGATCTGGGTCACACGCTACATCAAAGGCGTGGACGTGCGCAATGCGGGCTCGGGTCATGCCACCACTACGAATACCATCCGCCAGGCGGGGTTCGGCTGGGGCGCACTCGTTCTCATTTTGGACATCGCCAAGGGATTTCTGCCGACCTTTCTCGCTGTGAAATATTCCGGCGAGACGTGGGTCATTGCGCTGACGGCAACTGCCGCAGTTATCGGTCACTGCTGGACGGTCTTCGCCGGGTTCCGCGGCGGGATGGGGCTGGCAACGGCAGGTGGCGCAATGCTGGCGGTCAATCCGCTGGCATTTCTGATCTGTTTTGCGCTTTTGCTTTTGCTGGTGCTGATCATACGTCATTCGGCACGGGCAAGCGTGGCGACCGGCGTTCTCGCCGCGCCGATGTTGTGGCTGTTGAACATCCGCGATGCATCCATGTGGGTCATTGCCGGCGCGGGAATTGTGATCGCGATCCGTTTTTTGATCGATTGGAATCGCAAGTATCGGGAGTTGTGGCTGGACCGGGAGAAAAAAACATCAGGCTGA